One Hyphomicrobium sp. CS1GBMeth3 DNA window includes the following coding sequences:
- the dnaK gene encoding molecular chaperone DnaK has product MAKVIGIDLGTTNSCVAVMEGGKPRVLENAEGVNTTPSIVAFTDDGERLVGLPAKRQAVTNPTNTFFAIKRLIGRRYDDPLVEKDKKLVPYKIVQGPTGDAWVEANGKQYSPQQISAFILQKMKETAEAKLGETVTQAVITVPAYFNDAQRQATKDAGKIAGLEVLRIINEPTAAALAYGLDKKSGAKTIAVYDLGGGTFDISILEIGDGVFEVKSTNGDTFLGGEDFDMKLVSYLADEFKKEQGIDLRSDKLALQRLKEASEKAKIELSSSSQTEINLPFITADQTGPKHLTMKLTRAKLESLVDDLIQRTRGPCEQAIKDAGLKAAEIDEVVLVGGMTRMPKVQQVVKELFGKEPHKGVNPDEVVAVGAAIQGGVLKGEVKDVLLLDVTPLSLGIETLGGVFTRLIDRNTTIPTKKSQVFSTAEDGQNAVTIRVSQGEREMAADNKLLGQFDLVGIPPAPRGVPQVEVTFDIDANGIVHVSAKDKATGKEQSIRIQASGGLSDSEIDRMVKDAEAHAAEDKKKRELVETRNQAEALIHSTEKELTENGANPGVAAVKEDVEKAIEAAKEAIASDDVERIKSATTSLAQVAMKIGEAIYAAKGGDGAASDEASSEKSGDDNVVDADFEEVKDDKKKAG; this is encoded by the coding sequence GAAGGGGGCAAGCCCCGGGTGCTCGAGAATGCCGAGGGCGTGAACACGACGCCGTCCATCGTCGCTTTCACGGATGACGGCGAGCGCCTGGTCGGACTTCCCGCCAAGCGCCAGGCGGTGACCAACCCCACCAACACCTTTTTCGCGATCAAGCGTCTGATCGGTCGCCGCTACGACGATCCGCTGGTCGAGAAGGACAAGAAGCTCGTCCCCTACAAGATCGTTCAGGGACCGACTGGCGATGCCTGGGTCGAGGCTAACGGCAAGCAGTACTCGCCGCAGCAGATCTCGGCCTTCATCTTGCAGAAGATGAAAGAAACCGCCGAAGCCAAGCTCGGCGAGACCGTTACGCAGGCCGTCATCACGGTTCCCGCCTACTTCAACGATGCCCAGCGTCAGGCGACCAAGGACGCCGGCAAGATCGCCGGGCTCGAGGTGTTGCGCATCATCAACGAGCCGACGGCGGCCGCGCTCGCTTATGGACTCGACAAGAAGTCGGGCGCCAAGACCATCGCGGTCTACGACCTCGGCGGCGGTACGTTCGACATCTCGATTCTCGAGATCGGCGACGGCGTGTTCGAGGTGAAGAGCACCAACGGCGATACCTTCCTCGGCGGCGAAGACTTCGACATGAAGCTCGTCAGCTATCTGGCCGACGAGTTCAAGAAGGAGCAGGGCATCGACCTGCGCAGCGACAAGCTCGCACTTCAGCGTCTCAAGGAGGCGTCCGAGAAGGCCAAGATCGAGCTGTCGTCCTCGTCGCAGACTGAGATCAACTTGCCGTTCATCACGGCGGATCAGACGGGACCGAAGCATCTCACGATGAAGCTCACGCGCGCCAAGCTCGAGAGCCTCGTCGACGACCTGATCCAGCGCACGCGCGGTCCCTGTGAGCAGGCTATCAAGGATGCTGGCCTCAAGGCTGCCGAGATCGACGAGGTCGTTCTCGTCGGCGGCATGACGCGCATGCCTAAGGTGCAGCAGGTCGTGAAGGAGCTGTTCGGCAAGGAGCCCCACAAGGGCGTCAACCCGGACGAAGTCGTGGCTGTCGGTGCTGCGATCCAGGGCGGCGTCCTCAAGGGCGAAGTCAAGGACGTGCTGCTGCTCGACGTGACGCCGCTGTCGCTCGGCATCGAGACGCTGGGTGGTGTGTTCACGCGCCTGATCGATCGCAACACCACCATCCCGACCAAGAAGAGCCAGGTGTTCTCGACGGCCGAGGATGGGCAGAATGCCGTGACGATCCGCGTCAGCCAGGGCGAGCGCGAGATGGCGGCCGACAACAAGCTGCTCGGCCAGTTCGATCTCGTCGGCATTCCGCCGGCGCCGCGCGGCGTGCCGCAGGTCGAGGTGACGTTCGACATCGACGCCAACGGTATCGTGCACGTGTCTGCCAAGGACAAGGCGACGGGCAAGGAGCAGTCGATCCGCATTCAGGCCTCGGGCGGTCTCTCGGATTCCGAGATCGATCGGATGGTCAAGGACGCGGAGGCGCACGCCGCCGAGGACAAGAAGAAGCGCGAGCTGGTCGAGACCAGGAACCAGGCCGAGGCTCTCATCCACTCGACCGAGAAGGAGCTCACCGAGAACGGGGCGAACCCAGGTGTGGCCGCCGTCAAAGAGGATGTGGAGAAGGCGATCGAGGCCGCCAAGGAAGCCATCGCCTCCGACGACGTGGAGCGCATCAAGTCTGCGACCACGTCGCTGGCTCAGGTAGCGATGAAGATCGGCGAGGCAATCTATGCTGCCAAGGGCGGCGACGGCGCCGCCTCTGATGAGGCCTCCTCCGAGAAGAGCGGAGACGACAATGTCGTTGATGCGGACTTCGAAGAGGTCAAGGACGACAAGAAGAAGGCGGGTTAA